The window TACACCCATGGATAAGCCGTACATCATCATCTTCTTGGATATGGCGCCGCTGGTTATATCTTCAACCTGTTTATTAAGCACATGCACTGCGGGTTCCGCATATACAACAAAGAAGCCAATCACCGCGCTAAGGGGAATAAGCACCCAGTTATAGGATAAATCAGTGATCTCCCGGCCAAGGAAGGTTCCTGCGGGCATAAAACCGATATTTACACCGGTTAAGAAGATGGAAAGTCCAATCAGTGTATAAACAATCCCGATTACGATTCGTATTAGTTTTGTTTTGGATAGCTTTAAGCGTACCACCTGAAACAGCCCGAAGATTACTAAAATTGGCAGTAGCACCGTTAAAACCTCTTGGAAAAACTGTAAAAAACCCAGGCCGTAGAGAGCAAGCAGTTCCTTAAAGCTGTTGACGTTCTCTGTGGTTTCAAAGGCATAACCGGAAGCCGATGAATCAAAGAACATGCCCATAATCAGTACAGCCAGAACCGGACCGATTGAGCACAGCGCACAAATGCCAAAACTGTCTTCCTCCGAGTTTTTTCCGCCTCTAACTGCTGAAATACCGACACCCAAGGCAAGAATAAAGGGAACTGTAATGGGTCCTGTGGTCACACCCCCGGAATCAAAGCCAATGGCTAAATAGTCCGGAGCCGCAAAGGCCGCAACAGCAAATACCAAAATATAAGATATGATAAACATCCGGGAAAGGGAAAGCTGAAAAATGATCCGTAAAAGCGCAAGCATCAAAAAGAGGCCTACACCAAATGCCACGGAAGCTACCAAAACAAAATCGGGAACGGCCGGAACCTGCTTGGTCAGGACTTGCAAATCCGGTTCAGCGATGGTAACCACCACGCCAAGAATAAAACCGCTGAGAATAATCAGCCAAAGTTTCCGTGATTTCGTTAATTCGGAACCAATAGCTTCGCCAATGGGCATCATGGCCATATCCGCTCCCAAGGTAAAGATACTCATACCGGCAATCAGTAAAATGGTGCCGGTTATAAACAGCATTAAAGTTCCAAAGGGCATGGGGGATATGGTAAAGTGCAAAACAAATACAATAAAGCTAATCGGTAAAACCGATTGAGCGGATTCTTTTAATTTGTTGAATAATTCTCTTGACATTCGCAACTTCCTCTCATATATCAAGCTTTAATCCAATTGCCTGGTATCCTGTTGGACAAGCAGTACAGCACGCAGTTTACTGAGAATCAAGAGAGGGGATAAGAAACACACCACCCAATTTAAAATTGATATTATAAAAAAGTGAAAATCCAAATATCCCTATTCGAATTGCGCCGAACTAGAAGGGCGAGGAGGCTCCATCGTGGATACGAAGTAAAGGTTCTTCGATAGGACGCTTACTTTTCTAAGGGATGGGACCGCACCTAAAACGGTGAAATCCCTGATAATGACCTGCCAAGAACAGCCGGAGGCTTTTTACAACCTCCGGCATCGTCGTCTTTTAAAACACTTAAAATTCTTTTTAGTCTACTGATTGGGAACATTATAATTGCTTATTAGTAAATGTGCTTTAGCACCTCAAAAATATTTAAGTCCCCAATCACCTTTCGATCATCATTAATTACCGGTAGTTGACTTAATTTATAATCAGCCATTAGTTTCAAGGCTTCCTCTAATGAAGTTTCTTTTTTTACATAGATACCTAGGGCATGCTTCATAATGTCCTTTGCCGACCCGAAAATCGAATATTTAAAAAGTGTTTCAGTGATTTTAATATTTTGCGGAGTATATCCTAAACGAAGCATAATGCTGTCTAAAACAATCTGCAGTGTTATGATCCCCGTTAATCGCTCATCATCATCAACAACATAAATTGAATGCATAAAAGGAGATCCTTTTTGTATTAGGGTATCAATGACTTCTTGATTGGTTGCGTTTTGGTTGATTAAGTTGGGAGTGGTATCTAAAATTCTATAAACACATCCTACTGTCATCATTTTTGCATCACCGCCCTTTTAAGGATTCTTAGGCAGACAATCCCTACCACTTTTTACACTCCAAGTGATAAAAGAATCCCGTTGGGGTAGTTCGGAACCGATTATTTCTCCTAAGGGTAACATCACAGCCGTTACTCCTAGGAGGAATAACCCGAGACCGATTTTCATCATTGCCAGACATCGGATCAATGAAACCTGATAAAAAAATACAGGCTGCTACCACAACAAGGACCATCCTCGGTAAGATTGCCTGTAAAACCTATTCAGCTAGTGTTTTTACTTATACCTCCTTTACTAACCAACGGATCATTTCCTGTTGGTTCTTTTTAAATCCGGGATTTTCCCGGTACCACGAAGTCCTCCCCCTTTCTTGGAACAATTTTCTATCTTTAAGGCTTTTACTATGATGCTAAAAAATATAGATTATATAATTATATTCTAATTTTACCACTAATCCGCCCATATAACAACTTTAAATTTGCATTAAGTTGTTTGTAAATAATATCCATACCCTTTAAAAATCCGGCCATAAGACCTGCGAAAGGGTTCTCGTGGTCTATTGTATACAGCAACCGCCAAAAGCGTCCCTGTACTTTTTCCTTGGTTTGCGTTGAGACAGCATTAAAATATAAAAGAGAACAAAAGAAGTTTTCCTCTGTTAAAACAACATGCCAAAAGCCCGCATCCGTTCGATGGATGCGGGCTTGGGCTATAGTACGCTTTTACTTTCTATAGGCTGGGGCAGGCTACAGTGGATTGCTTTGGCCGGACAGTCGTCTCAGTATAGGGATCTCCCACCTTCATCAACCTCATACCGTTGGCAATTACCAGCAGGGCGGTGCCGGTATCCGCAAAAACCGCCATCCACAAATTGGCCATTCCCAGGAAAGTGGCCACCAGGAAGACAGCCTTTACCAGCAGGGAGAAGCCGATGTTTTGTTTAATAATGCTCAGAGCCCGGCGGCTCAAGTGCATGGCATAGGGTAATTTGGTCAGGTCGTCCGCCATGAGTACAATGTCTGCGGTTTCCAGGGCGGTATCCGTACCGGCTCCGCCCATGGCAATGCCCACAGTGGCAGTGGCCAAAGCCGGCGCGTCATTGACTCCGTCTCCAACCATGGCTACCTTACCGCTCTCCTTCTGCAATTGTTGAATGGCTGTCAGCTTATGCTCAGGAAGCAATTCGGCTCGAAAATCGTCAATGCCCAGTTCCCCGGCAATCACCCGGGCGGTTCCGGCATTATCCCCGGTTAGCATCACCAATTTGGCAATGCCCGCCCGGTACATTCCCGCCACTGCGGCCCGGCTGCTCTCCCTGATTTTATCCGCCACCGCAATAAGACCCAAAGCCTCTTGGCCGCTGCCCAAAATCATTACGGTCTGACCCTGTTGCTGCAATGCCGTAATCTGTTCTTGCAGATAGTTTAGGGATACCTTTATCTCTTCAAATAACCGGCTGTTGCCGATGTAGTACTGTTCACCCTTTAACCGCAATGCGGCGCCCTTGCCGGTGAAGGATTGAAAATCCGTGCCTTCCGGCACCGGGATGTTCTCTTGCCGGGCATATCTTAAAATGGCTTCCGCCAGCGGGTGCTGGGAGCGGTTTTCAATAGCCGCGGCAATTTCCATTACCTGTTGAGAGTCAAAGCTGCCAACAGGAATGACGGCGTTCACTTCCGGCCTGCCGTCGGTCAGTGTACCGGTCTTGTCAAAGGCAATTACTTTTAAAGCTCCGGCCTCTTCCAGATAGGCCCCGCCTTTGATTAACACGCCTTTTTTGGCGGCGCTGCCAATGGCGGCTACAATGGACACCGGGGTGGAAATCACCAGGGCGCAGGGGCAGGAAACCACCAGCAGAATCAGCGCCCGCTCAAACCAAGGCTGAAACGGTTGTCCGAAAAGAAGCCAGGGCAGCAAGGCCACCAGGACGGCAGTGACAATCACCGCCGGTGTGTAGTATCCGGCAAACACATCCACAAACTGCTGGGACGGCGCCTTCTGGGCCTGGGCCTCTTCCACCAGATTAATGATTTTAGCCAGAGTGGTGTCTTTTACCAATTTGGTGACTTTAACTTCTATGGACCCCTGACCGTTGATGGTACCGGCATAAACCTCATGGCCAACAGTTTTCTCCACCGGCATGGACTCCCCGGTGATGGAGGATTGATTTACATCGGTTCGTCCTGCCAGCACTTCACCGTCCATAGGGATGCGCTCACCGGGTTTCACAATGATGATGTCCCCCACCACCAATTCCTCCACCGGCAGGTGTACCTCTTGACCGTTGCGCCGTGCCAAAGCCTCTTTGGGGGAGAGATCCATCAGCGCCCGGATGGAGTTGCGGGTTTTATCCATGGTATAAGCCTGCAGAGTATTGCCCAGGGCAAACAGGAATACCACCGTGGCTCCTTCCGCCCATTCCCCGATGGCTGCCGCGCCGATGGCCGCCACCATCATCAGGAAATTCATATCCAAG is drawn from Desulforamulus ruminis DSM 2154 and contains these coding sequences:
- a CDS encoding heavy metal translocating P-type ATPase; its protein translation is MTVQGIHNHNQKTHGGCGCGNCSHTAEENAEVKDAQMAHSGEGVLPDKKRNPLSGVTLGKIDYSTALTRESHSMPQKPEALLEQRQQGQKSRFRISGLDCADCAAKLEKRIKALPGVTEASINFGAGKMTVSHTSALSSILEAVKAAGYQAHLEGGQKTTVFRISGMDCADCAAKLEKKLQVLSGVTEAKINFGAGKLTAKHTASTETILKAIENAGFQGRLANEERKPVTKSFFAEIKMILTVLSGLLVGAGFILSYLNMPDFMVTAVYLAAMISGGFYTARSGLYSLKSLSLDMNFLMMVAAIGAAAIGEWAEGATVVFLFALGNTLQAYTMDKTRNSIRALMDLSPKEALARRNGQEVHLPVEELVVGDIIIVKPGERIPMDGEVLAGRTDVNQSSITGESMPVEKTVGHEVYAGTINGQGSIEVKVTKLVKDTTLAKIINLVEEAQAQKAPSQQFVDVFAGYYTPAVIVTAVLVALLPWLLFGQPFQPWFERALILLVVSCPCALVISTPVSIVAAIGSAAKKGVLIKGGAYLEEAGALKVIAFDKTGTLTDGRPEVNAVIPVGSFDSQQVMEIAAAIENRSQHPLAEAILRYARQENIPVPEGTDFQSFTGKGAALRLKGEQYYIGNSRLFEEIKVSLNYLQEQITALQQQGQTVMILGSGQEALGLIAVADKIRESSRAAVAGMYRAGIAKLVMLTGDNAGTARVIAGELGIDDFRAELLPEHKLTAIQQLQKESGKVAMVGDGVNDAPALATATVGIAMGGAGTDTALETADIVLMADDLTKLPYAMHLSRRALSIIKQNIGFSLLVKAVFLVATFLGMANLWMAVFADTGTALLVIANGMRLMKVGDPYTETTVRPKQSTVACPSL
- a CDS encoding DUF1538 family protein, whose amino-acid sequence is MIRCLAMMKIGLGLFLLGVTAVMLPLGEIIGSELPQRDSFITWSVKSGRDCLPKNP
- a CDS encoding CBS domain-containing protein; protein product: MMTVGCVYRILDTTPNLINQNATNQEVIDTLIQKGSPFMHSIYVVDDDERLTGIITLQIVLDSIMLRLGYTPQNIKITETLFKYSIFGSAKDIMKHALGIYVKKETSLEEALKLMADYKLSQLPVINDDRKVIGDLNIFEVLKHIY
- a CDS encoding DUF1538 domain-containing protein, translated to MSRELFNKLKESAQSVLPISFIVFVLHFTISPMPFGTLMLFITGTILLIAGMSIFTLGADMAMMPIGEAIGSELTKSRKLWLIILSGFILGVVVTIAEPDLQVLTKQVPAVPDFVLVASVAFGVGLFLMLALLRIIFQLSLSRMFIISYILVFAVAAFAAPDYLAIGFDSGGVTTGPITVPFILALGVGISAVRGGKNSEEDSFGICALCSIGPVLAVLIMGMFFDSSASGYAFETTENVNSFKELLALYGLGFLQFFQEVLTVLLPILVIFGLFQVVRLKLSKTKLIRIVIGIVYTLIGLSIFLTGVNIGFMPAGTFLGREITDLSYNWVLIPLSAVIGFFVVYAEPAVHVLNKQVEDITSGAISKKMMMYGLSMGVSVALILSVVRILTGISIWYFLIPGYLAALILTFFTPKIFTAIAFDSGGVAAGTMTAAFLLPFAVGICEAVGGNIMTDAFGIIGMTAMMPLVTIQILGLIYNIKLRHNKELEAELEFSMEDSLNDYDIIGAKDQGLLTETAGTDEDRTR